In the Salvelinus fontinalis isolate EN_2023a unplaced genomic scaffold, ASM2944872v1 scaffold_0802, whole genome shotgun sequence genome, one interval contains:
- the LOC129847371 gene encoding angio-associated migratory cell protein-like, with protein sequence VLGVFSVDGGKASQEDAEETNSVESVGFCNVLPLIAVAYLYGTLAIYDLSSQVLRHKCQHQAGIVKLQWEESSSVVSTCCLDGAVRLWDARSGTMVSEYRGHQAEILDFTLNREASMAVTASGDHQAKVFCLQRPDR encoded by the exons gtgttgggCGTGTTCTCTGTGGACGGGGGCAAAGCCTCTCAGGAGGATGCTGAGGAGACCAACTCGGTGGAGTCAGTGGGGTTCTGCAATGT GTTGCCCCTGATAGCGGTGGCGTATCTGTATGGGACCCTGGCTATCTATGACCTCTCCTCACAGGTCCTCAGACACAAGTGTCAGCACCAG GCTGGCATTGTTAAACTGCAGTGGGAGGAGTCATCCTCTGTGGTGTCCACTTGTTGTCTGGACGGGGCGGTGAGGCTGTGGGATGCCCGCTCGGGAACCATGGTGTCAGAGTACCGCGGCCACCAGGCGGAGATCCTCGACTTCACACtcaacag AGAAGCCTCTATGGCGGTCACTGCCTCTGGAGACCACCAGGCCAAAGTCTTCTGCCTCCAACGACCAGACCGTTAa
- the LOC129847368 gene encoding G-protein coupled bile acid receptor 1-like — protein MDDLANDSAVRPLLSEARLIYAITVPLSTAIILANLVIILGISCNRQLYNTPNYFFLSLLVADLCTGVALPFIPWMGLNRPLSFSSCLLVHIFPNFLFLAFLFNLVIVHYERYMCIVSPLHYSSFWVHRRFPLVLLAVWAPPLLYASLPAFGWNNRAGPGWNGCCSFNDTGAPVNCSTMVAAVAAPGGSECCSYRRVFPNAFIYLEVYGLLAPAILSIAGMTGRVLWITRGQMKDICRLHRSVTTRGGGQASEREQRLNLRYTRCVAAVSLTFLACWVPYIIYIHVCVAFLLSKETRGNSTTHIVLSCTGIGSMAVMPLVLGLANRQYTDPVRKLLHKLQDRWRRRQDSEDMAL, from the coding sequence ATGGATGACCTGGCCAATGACTCTGCTGTGCGGCCGCTGCTGTCGGAGGCACGTCTCATCTACGCCATCACCGTGCCCCTGTCCACCGCCATCATCCTAGCCAACCTGGTCATCATCCTGGGCATCTCCTGTAACCGTCAGCTCTACAACACCCCAAACTACTTCTTCCTGAGCCTGCTAGTGGCTGACCTGTGTACGGGCGTGGCCCTGCCGTTCATCCCCTGGATGGGACTCAACCGCCCGCTGAGTTTTAGCTCCTGTCTCCTGGTTCATATTTTTCCTAATTTCTTGTTCCTGGCGTTCCTGTTTAACCTGGTGATAGTTCATTATGAGAGGTACATGTGCATCGTGAGTCCGTTACATTATAGTAGCTTCTGGGTTCACCGCCGCTTCCCGCTGGTGCTGCTCGCCGTGTGGGCGCCGCCACTGCTCTACGCCTCCCTGCCCGCCTTCGGCTGGAACAACCGGGCCGGCCCAGGGTGGAACGGCTGCTGCTCGTTTAACGACACGGGCGCACCGGTGAACTGTTCGACAATGGTGGCAGCGGTAGCGGCGCCGGGAGGCTCCGAGTGCTGCTCTTACAGACGGGTCTTCCCCAATGCCTTCATCTACCTCGAGGTGTACGGGCTGCTGGCGCCTGCCATCCTGTCCATCGCGGGCATGACGGGACGTGTGCTGTGGATCACCCGGGGCCAGATGAAGGACATCTGCCGGCTGCACCGCTCCGTGACGACAAGGGGGGGCGGTCAGGCCTCGGAACGGGAGCAGCGGCTCAACCTCCGCTACACGCGCTGCGTGGCCGCCGTGTCGCTGACCTTCCTGGCCTGCTGGGTGCCCTACATCATCTACATACACGTCTGCGTGGCGTTTCTGCTCAGCAAGGAGACGCGCGGGAACTCCACCACACACATCGTGCTGTCGTGCACGGGGATCGGGAGCATGGCAGTGATGCCGCTGGTTCTGGGGCTGGCCAACAGGCAGTACACGGACCCGGTGAGGAAACTCCTCCATAAACTCCAAGACCGATGGAGACGGAGACAGGACTCTGAGGATATGGCTCTTTGA